DNA sequence from the Streptomyces sp. CA-210063 genome:
CCCACGCCTGGTGCGGTGCTCGTCCGGCGCCGACAGCAGCCCGGCCACGTACGCGTCCTGGAAGACGCCCCGTGATCTGGCCTCGGGCGCCGACAGAGCCTCACGGACCCGCCCCAGGACGGGGCCCGCCATGTGCTTGACGGCCGGGACCGGGAAATAGCCCTTCGGCCGGTCCACGACCTCCCTGGGCAGGATCCGGCGGCCGGCGGCCTTGAGGACTCCCTTGCCGCCGTCGGCGAGTTTCCACTGCGGTGGGCAGGCGGCGGCCAGTTCCACGAGATCGTGGTCGAGGAACGGGACGCGGGCCTCCAGGCCCCAGTCCATGGTCATGTTGTCGAGGCGCTTGACCGGATCGTCGACGAGCATCACCTCGGCGTCGAGCCGCAGCGCCGCGTCGAGAGCGGTCTCGGCGCCCGGGCGCGCCATGTGCTCCCGCACGAAGCGGCCGGACACGTCGTGATCGGGCAGCAGGTCCGGCTCCAGGATCCTCTTGAGGTCGGTGTGCGGCCGGTCGAAGTACGTCTCGGCGTACGCCTCCGGTGCCCGCTCCCTCGGGACGGCGGCCATCTCCGGGTACCAGTGGTAGCCGGCGAGGACCTCGTCGGCGCCCTGGCCGCTCTGGACGACCTTCACCTCCTTCGCCACCTGCTCCGACAGCAGATGGAAGGCGACCACGTCATGGCTGGTCATCGGCTCGCTCATCGCCTCGATCGCCGCGTCCAGCGCCGTGGACACCCGGTCCGAGGGCACCATCAGCTGGTGGTGGTCCGTGCCGAAGTGCCGGGCGACCAGGTCGGAGTAGCGGAACTCGTCGCCCTCCTCGCCGCCCTCGGACTCGAATCCCACGCTGAACGTCGCGAGATCGCGCTGCCCCTCGTCGGCCAGCAGCGCCACGATCAGGCTGGAGTCGAGGCCGCCCGACAGGAGAACGCCGACCGGTACGTCGGCGACCATGCGCCGGCGGACGGCGGTGCGCAGCGCGCCCAGCATCGCGTCCCGCCAGTCGTCCGCGCCCAGGTCCGCGCAGTCGTCCCGGCGCGTGTACGACGGCTGCCAGTACCGGATGTCGCGGTGGCGGCCGTCCGGCTCCACGACGCGTACGGTTGCCGCGGGCAGCTTGCGTACGCCGGTGAGGACGGTGCGCGGGGCGGCCACCGTGGCATGCCAGCTCATGTACTGGTGCAACGCGACCGGGTCGAGCGAGGTGTCGACGCCGCCGCCCGCCAGGAGGGCCGGCAGCGAGGAGGCGAAACGCAGCCGTCCCGGCGTCCGAGCCAGGTACAGCGGCTTGATGCCCAGCCGGTCACGGGCCAGGACCAGCCGCCCGGTGTCCTGCTCGACGATGGCGAAGGCGAACATGCCGTAGAAGCGGTCGACACAGGCGGTTCCCCACTGCTGGTACGCCTTGAGCACCACCTCGGTGTCGGAGCCGGAGAAGAAGCGGTGGCCGAGACCGCTCAGCTCCGCACGCAGCCCCTTGTAGTTGTAGACGCAGCCGTTGAAGACACCGGCGATCCGCCCCGCGGAGTCGCTCATCGGCTGCGCCCCGCACTCGGACAGATCGATGATCTTCAGTCGGCGGTGCCCCAGCGCCACGGCGCCCTGCGACCA
Encoded proteins:
- a CDS encoding N-acetylglutaminylglutamine amidotransferase, which produces MCGLSGEICFDGGRPDLAAVERMTDRLAARGPDGRGLWSQGAVALGHRRLKIIDLSECGAQPMSDSAGRIAGVFNGCVYNYKGLRAELSGLGHRFFSGSDTEVVLKAYQQWGTACVDRFYGMFAFAIVEQDTGRLVLARDRLGIKPLYLARTPGRLRFASSLPALLAGGGVDTSLDPVALHQYMSWHATVAAPRTVLTGVRKLPAATVRVVEPDGRHRDIRYWQPSYTRRDDCADLGADDWRDAMLGALRTAVRRRMVADVPVGVLLSGGLDSSLIVALLADEGQRDLATFSVGFESEGGEEGDEFRYSDLVARHFGTDHHQLMVPSDRVSTALDAAIEAMSEPMTSHDVVAFHLLSEQVAKEVKVVQSGQGADEVLAGYHWYPEMAAVPRERAPEAYAETYFDRPHTDLKRILEPDLLPDHDVSGRFVREHMARPGAETALDAALRLDAEVMLVDDPVKRLDNMTMDWGLEARVPFLDHDLVELAAACPPQWKLADGGKGVLKAAGRRILPREVVDRPKGYFPVPAVKHMAGPVLGRVREALSAPEARSRGVFQDAYVAGLLSAPDEHRTRRGANELWQVALLEIWLQTHGIG